A single window of Fusarium verticillioides 7600 supercont3.33 genomic scaffold, whole genome shotgun sequence DNA harbors:
- a CDS encoding neurofibromin 1 (At least one base has a quality score < 10), with translation MNCDASLVGCLADRLATRLPHRAGTSGQSLQQDDVLHVTRATLIELGNTSISTVIASLLVLLEDLARPYASVADHPSHILASELYIVAVIADCCSSHWASLSQDADVEPAPAPPPLDEVLVSRLFDAFKHLLEPIPENCILPAQTLLDQVSTRNVSVTRPESSSVSSDADSSPPSDERFADTLVEMDIHIKTVTEYITTSSWTAAFDYLRNVIYTIRTSIVTQPGVSAPGSTQDAERAALVVLRLLSFFWVDGPKLGQVIQEICSSFLHFRKPYQNTIAVVSPLLIMRWLDRFPREFVQLHQLHKRLDGGADTLFDMAQAATDNGRRKGLFYPLQTTLLFLLPDVFEVASNMREAKSSSMVKKVTFLDGLRKASRNRNEQAAYCLVSLLRAARHFDVESDSALVSYALDVQDEVRDAVFRRLTASEYGLFDQDMMTAAFVSLTHLNLDTSVSGFVESCIASNAPSSFKLATVQGCTYFAQQPYALRYHELFDAAIPFMRTQLETENAKAVNTTGRQGSERTELVCSILQFLDASPARLLDDLSKDGSNNSFFKSFLLCVLSENPAVRKLATGVASRLFQGHLEAYRQFDTGHRFGTKELRDDIWSRSSKVLLALCESVTSKKDDQSLRDLQDYLEARLLLLKNIPELAKVPEDTPDVINASSKLETTLLISLCSASITTCQLVTSCTGLFIQECSIVDKHVESAKSSASVLRNAEVYREISSPAFRFTGLVAFQKRVRGLLRRMQFPTTGIVNAWETAFDRWLHLAKDVSTSTVEIVDGRALAEWRNYSGFLASLGGICTADQAIILEEPALGGLRWIDRVSSEHSEEPLLTRYLRLSIQLLACANVRVREAMRDVLASEVSPALYYPLFRALESELEVLFTGALAPVEKDQDSEVVFAEQAASLLRALVERLESPSDLGAASSVHLGALTLNFAKFLDGVTDTPNTLRVKIRVCHLCEVVTKRKEHLNLRDDVRIRNQLLEYIFGWIARPRSPQHGPGSRQDDTARVQKDLDKACLKSLADLTFRLPLQPSESHTDAGMSEMKSQMFHTYFNRFLSLLNHEPSELTRTDTNLSVTLREESASNSDLAITILSNLLSANIDVGLKHSLNIGYHDNVEIRTAFVKVLYNILIQGTEFSNLTDSAVSEKYEELLELLTNDLSLAISMAVACPSTEVDELTICLLTVFEQRGMIFELLEALIKQEIEDTENEAEILRRGCVATKMLSVYAKWKGASYIRTTLQKVLERLMLTSKDLDLELDPARVSSTEELQKNALQLRIVAKVFIDDICASSSNIPPAFRKICYTISNAVMPRFPDAKYTAVGAFIFLRFFCPAIVAPEVEGLVSTAPSKEMRRGLLLIAKVIQNLANNVLFGAKEPYMFPLNDFLTQNIYHVTTFLREISVPPNQLEVQGTTESFDFGSCVALHRFLYDHWDHVRQTLISRERKDYARTSGDVVRGRSPVLEPLRNLIANLGPPPLAVSWNRPQVSSNSPPLYSRFQNFMLRNAFRSTESFLTARAVYDGGESKDGLSIICVILRHIETESIDYDTLMYCYLKIASRLWHRPFGILIDATCYNGRNEPQDDLFKKLELLTPSELSQNLSRIYVYNMNSAFKRCFRRLLRVCTKNENGVFNPKNVEYHLIGSLQDLQAHFHLSQLHLPKETISVVTDTRYVFQPITRLSKSKGKIEVIIKVGSQFVQVTTTKKQEIFAGFRLGTTVNDIFRLGEVDEAPTSIQTEDDSAFGLRADNGKIVMYFTSPKKSDVLQTIRGAKAKHGKDSRAHKSVERLIRPQDVPGTLLNLSLANLSSHDHVLRLSSYNLLGALCRAFKFSSASRIVCTKDVSVPLDPTRFVVDISKELALSEPQLTSDFLTEFFVGWESFPDEQKPLSLAYMAPWLPGLRTNILANELDGEKGRERVAILFRKLIDVTVQDHSLTFALEQSVWPRIVQDEILLEVFLDELLKSAMSYSAHDESLEVIASIVVGIGTVTLRGKILSRLRKALNRSSLRPTKYLPDNAVWSEICVLLRFCLSLSFDNGVQSQLFLPEIFHIVTCCEHWYSESILVYVLVNTITRMYVVQLMMQI, from the exons ATGAATTGCGACGCAAGCCTAGTCGGCTGCCTTGCCGACAGGCTCGCTACAAGA CTTCCCCATCGAGCTGGCACCAGTGGCCAGAGCCTACAGCAAGACGATGTCCTTCACGTTACGAGAGCCACCCTGATCGAGCTAGGAAACACTTCCATATCCACAGTCATCGCGTCGCTTCTGGTTCTACTCGAGGACCTTGCTCGCCCCTACGCATCTGTCGCCGACCACCCCAGCCATATCTTGGCATCCGAGCTCTACATCGTTGCCGTCATTGCAGACTGCTGTTCTTCCCATTGGGCCTCTCTCTCACAGGACGCAGATGTAGAACCGGCCCCGGCTCCCCCTCCGCTAGACGAAGTACTTGTGAGCCGCCTATTCGATGCGTTCAAACACCTCCTTGAACCGATCCCCGAGAACTGTATACTCCCAGCACAGACTCTACTTGACCAAGTCTCGACGCGCAATGTCTCCGTCACTCGACCCGAAAGCTCCTCTGTCTCCTCCGACGCCGATAGCTCCCCCCCAAGCGATGAAAGGTTTGCAGACAcgttggtggagatggacaTCCACATCAAGACTGTGACCGAGTATATCACTACTTCCAGTTGGACGGCTGCCTTCGACTATTTAAGGAATGTTATATACACTATTCGAACTAGTATTGTTACGCAACCCGGCGTCTCTGCGCCTGGATCTACCCAAGATGCTGAGAGAGCAGCCCTCGTCGTTCTGCGATtgctctctttcttctgggTTGATGGCCCAAAGCTAGGTCAAGTTATACAAGAGATCTGCTCAAGCTTCCTACACTTTCGAAAGCCTTACCAAAACACCATTGCTGTAGTTTCTCCATTGCTGATCATGAGATGGCTGGATCGGTTTCCCCGCGAGTTTGTGCAGCTTCACCAGCTTCACAAGCGACTTGATGGTGGAGCTGATACGCTGTTTGACATGGCACAGGCTGCGACAGATAACGGACGCCGAAAGGGTCTGTTCTACCCTCTCCAAACCACTCTACTTTTTCTTTTGCCGGATGTTTTTGAGGTGGCGAGCAATATGCGCGAAgcgaagagcagcagcatggTGAAGAAAGTTACCTTTCTAGATGGACTGAGAAAAGCCTCACGCAATCGAAATGAGCAAGCAGCTTACTGTCTGGTTTCTCTTCTCCGTGCTGCCAGGCattttgatgttgaaagCGACTCGGCGCTTGTCAGTTATGCCTTGGATGTTCAGGATGAGGTCCGCGATGCTGTTTTTCGTCGTCTTACCGCATCAGAATACGGACTCTTTGATCAAGACATGATGACCGCAGCCTTTGTGAGCTTGACccatctcaatctcgataCCAGTGTCAGCGGCTTTGTGGAAAGCTGTATCGCTTCAAATGCCCCAAGCAGTTTCAAGTTGGCTACTGTCCAGGGCTGTACGTATTTCGCTCAGCAGCCATATGCTCTTAGGTACCACGAACTATTTGATGCGGCAATACCCTTCATGCGGACGCAATTAGAG ACCGAGAATGCCAAGGCTGTCAATACGACGGGTCGACAAGGAAGTGAAAGGACAGAACTTGTTTGCAGCATTCTCCAATTCTTGGATGCATCCCCAGCTCGGTTGTTAGATGATCTGTCAAAAGATGGTTCAAAtaacagcttcttcaagtccttcCTTCTTTGCGTATTGTCTGAGAACCCGGCCGTGCGTAAATTAGCCACTGGCGTTGCAAGCCGACTCTTTCAAGGCCATCTTGAGGCATATCGTCAATTCGATACTGGGCACCGCTTCGGCACAAAAGAACTTCGTGATGATATCTGGAGTCGAAG CTCCAAAGTTCTGCTTGCTTTATGCGAGTCTGTCACCTCTAAGAAAGATGACCAGAGCTTGCGAGATCTACAAGACTATCTAGAAGCACGCTTActacttctcaagaacatccCG GAACTGGCCAAAGTACCAGAGGACACACCAGATGTCATCAATGCGTCTTCCAAGCTTGAGACGACACTTCTCATATCACTCTGTTCTGCCAGCATTACAACTTGTCAACTGGTGACTTCCTGCACAGGATTGTTCATTCAAGAGTGCTCGATCGTGGACAAACATGTTGAGTCAGCAAAGTCCTCGGCATCAGTGCTTCGCAACGCTGAAGTCTACCGCGAGATATCCTCTCCAGCCTTCCGGTTCACTGGACTAGTTGCATTCCAGAAGCGAGTAAGGGGTCTTCTGCGCCGCATGCAGTTCCCGACAACAGGCATCGTAAACGCCTGGGAAACCGCATTCGATCGTTGGCTCCATCTCGCAAAGGAtgtctcaacatcaactgtCGAGATCGTGGATGGAAGAGCACTGGCCGAGTGGCGAAACTATTCAGGattcttggcatccttgggCGGCATTTGCACCGCTGACCAGGCTATTATTCTTGAAGAGCCTGCTCTTGGAGGTCTAAGGTGGATCGACCGTGTCTCTTCTGAGCACTCCGAGGAACCACTCTTGACAAGATATCTGAGACTCAGTATCCAGCTTTTAGCTTGTGCCAATGTGAGAGTACGCGAAGCCATGCGAGATGTGCTTGCCAGTGAAGTCTCGCCTGCGCTCTACTACCCGCTATTCCGGGCCTTAGAATCTGAATTAGAAGTATTATTCACTGGAGCTCTGGCTCCCGTTGAGAAAGATCAGGATAGTGAGGTGGTATTCGCTGAGCAAGCTGCATCTCTACTTCGGGCTCTTGTGGAAAGACTAGAAAGCCCCTCCGACCTCGGCGCGGCCTCGTCAGTCCATCTGGGTGCACTCACGCTCAATTTTGCAAAGTTCCTGGATGGTGTCACCGATACACCCAATACGCTAAGGGTCAAGATCCGGGTATGCCACCTCTGCGAAGTGGTGACAAAGCGAAAAGAGCACCTGAACTTGAGGGACGATGTTCGGATCCGGAACCAGCTACTTGAATATATCTTCGGGTGGATTGCTCGCCCTCGCTCGCCTCAGCATGGTCCTGGCTCCCGACAGGATGACACGGCTCGTGTGCAGAAAGACCTTGACAAGGCTTGTTTAAAATCACTGgctgacttgacttttcGTTTGCCATTGCAACCCTCCGAAAGCCATACTGATGCTGGGATGAGCGAGATGAAGTCGCAAATGTTCCATACATATTTCAACcgcttcttgtccttgcttAACCATGAGCCATCAGAGCTGACTAGGACTGATACGAATTTGAGTGTCACTCTTCGTGAAGAGTCTGCATCAAACTCAGATTTGgccatcaccatcttgtcCAATTTACTTAGTGCTAATATCGACGTTGGCCTCAAACACTCTCTAAATATTGGGTATCACGACAATGTTGAGATCCGCACTGCTTTCGTCAAGGTCCTCTACAACATTCTGATCCAAGGCACTGAGTTTAGCAACCTGACTGACTCCGCTGTGAGTGAGAAGTACGAGGAACTACTTGAGTTACTGACCAATGATCTCTCCCTGGCCATCTCTATGGCCGTTGCTTGCCCCAGCACCGAGGTGGATGAGCTCACCATTTGCCTTCTCACTGTTTTCGAGCAACGGGGAATGATATTTGAGCTTTTGGAAGCACTCATCAAacaagagattgaagacaCTGAGAATGAGGCTGAGATATTACGACGAGGATGTGTTGCAACCAAGATGCTATCAGTCTATGCCAAGTGGAAGGGTGCTTCCTATATTCGAACGACGCTACAAAAAGTCTTGGAGCGACTCATGCTGACATCCAAGGATCTCGATCTAGAGCTTGACCCTGCAAGAGTCAGCTCGACAGAGGAGCTACAGAAGAATGCTCTACAGCTCCGTATTGTGGCCAAGGTTTTCATTGATGACATATGCGCGTCTTCTTCCAACATTCCACCCGCCTTCCGCAAGATTTGCTACACCATATCAAACGCAGTCATGCCACGGTTTCCCGATGCCAAGTATACAGCCGTAGGAGCATTCATCTTCCTACGATTCTTTTGCCCAGCTATCGTTGCTCCTGAAGTCGAGGGCCTCGTGTCGACAGCACCATCTAAAGAAATGCGGCGCGGTTTACTTCTTATTGCCAAGGTCATTCAAAACCTCGCCAATAACGTGCTGTTTGGAGCAAAAGAGCCATACATGTTTCCCCTTAATGATTTCTTGACCCAGAATATTTATCACGTTACGACATTTCTTCGCGAGATTTCGGTTCCTCCCAACCAGTTGGAGGTGCAAGGCACCACGGAATCGTTCGACTTTGGATCTTGTGTTGCGCTGCATCGCTTCCTCTACGATCATTGGGACCATGTACGCCAAACACTTATCTCACGCGAGAGAAAGGATTACGCTAGGACATCTGGGGACGTCGTCCGTGGGAGATCACCAGTCTTGGAACCGCTGAGGAACCTAATTGCGAATCTTGGTCCACCACCGCTTGCTGTTTCATGGAACAGACCTCAAGTCTCATCCAATAGCCCACCGCTATACTCTCGATTTCAGAACTTCATGCTCCGAAATGCCTTTCGAAGTACCGAGTCATTCTTGACGGCACGTGCTGTTTACGATGGTGGCGAAAGCAAG GACGGCTTGTCTATCATCTGCGTCATTTTGCGTCACATTGAGACTGAGAGCATCGACTATGACACTTTAATGTATTGCTACCTCAAAATCGCCAGCAGGTTGTGGCACAGGCCCTTTGGCATCTTAATCGATGCGACCTGCTATAATGGCCGCAACGAGCCTCAGGATGACCTGTTCAAGAAGTTGGAGCTTCTGACACCCTCAGAGCTGTCACAAAACCTCAGCCGTATTTATGTTTACAACATGAACAGTGCATTCAA GCGGTGTTTTCGACGCCTGCTGAGGGTGTGcaccaagaacgagaacgGCGTATTCAACCCCAAAAACGTCGAATATCATTTGATAGGAAGTCTTCAAGACTTGCAAGCACATTTTCACCTTAGCCAGCTACATCTGCCCAAGGAAACCATCAGTGTCGTGACCGATACACGATATGTCTTTCAACCGATCACCcgcttgtcaaagtcaaagggTAAGATTGAAGTAATCATTAAAGTTGGCAGTCAATTTGTGCAAGTAACAACCACGAAAAAGCAAGAGATTTTCGCGGGTTTTCGATTGGGCACGACCGTGAACGACATCTTCCGGTTGGGCGAAGTTGACGAAGCACCAACATCCATACAGACTGAAGATGATTCGGCTTTTGGCTTACGAGCTGACAACGGGAAGATCGTGATGTACTTTACAAGCCCAAAGAAGTCAGATGTGCTTCAGACGATCCGTGGTGCCAAGGCGAAACATGGCAAGGATAGCAGGGCTCACAAATCTGTTGAGCGCCTTATCAGGCCACAAGACGTACCAGGCACGCTCCTAAATCTTTCGCTGGCGAACCTGTCGAGTCATGATCATGTCCTAAGGCTGTCTTCCTACAATCTACTCGGTGCACTTTGCCGGGCCTTCAAATTCAGCTCTGCTTCAAGGATCGTCTGCACCAAAG ATGTTTCTGTCCCTCTAGATCCAACCCGCTTCGTGGTGGACATCAGTAAGGAGTTGGCATTGAGCGAGCCTCAGTTGACGTCAGACTTTTTGACAGAATTCTTCGTGGGCTGGGAAAGCTTCCCGGATGAACAGAAGCCTCTGAGTCTTGCCTATATGGCTCCTTGGCTCCCTGGCTTGCGGACCAACATCCTCGCGAATGAGCTGGACGGGGAGAAGGGGAGAGAAAGAGTCGCAATTCTTTTTCGAAAGCTTATCGATGTGACTGTCCAGGACCATTCACTCACCTTTGCCCTGGAACAATCCGTATGGCCAAGGATCGTTCAAGACGAAATTTTGCTCGAGGTTTTTCTAGATGAGCTCTTGAAGTCAGCAATGAGCTATAGCGCGCATGACGAATCTCTAGAGGTCATTGCGTCTATTGTGGTTGGCATTGGAACCGTGACTTTGCGCGGCAAGATCCTTTCACGGCTCCGTAAAGCCCTCAACCGATCATCGCTCCGCCCGACGAAATACCTGCCAGATAATGCAGTCTGGTCTGAGATCTGTGTCTTGCTTCGGTTCTGTTTGTCACTGTCATTCGACAACGGGGTGCAATCTCAGCTTTTCCTCCCGGAGATCTTCCATATCGTGACATGTTGTGAACACTGGTACTCAGAGTCGATACTTGTTTACGTGCTTGTCAACACGATCACGCGTATGTACGTCGTTCAGCTGATGATGCAGATCTAG
- a CDS encoding 5'-3' exoribonuclease 2 has translation MGIPAAFRWLSSRYPKIISPVIEEQPLTMEDGSTIPVDTTRPNPNGEEFDNLYLDMNGIVHPCSHPEDRPAPKDEEEMMMEVFRYTDRVVNMVRPRKILMIAVDGVAPRAKMNQQRSRRFRSAQEAQEKEKDKQELIKLLKQQNGGNLTAESEETVLKKAFDSNSITPGTPFMDILALSLRYWCQYKLNTDPGWAKLKIIISDATVPGEGEHKIMNFVRSQRASPDHDPNTRHVIYGLDADLIMLGLATHEPHFRVLREDVFFQEQKARLCKLCGQKGHDAQNCRGEEKKKDGEHDEKDKGVALKPFIWLHVAVLREYLEVELSVPNLPFRFDVERAVDDWIFMCCFVGNDFLPHLPALEIREHGIDTLTKIWKDNLPVMGGYVTKDGHIDLERAQVILSGLAKQEDGIFKRRKEQEDRREANFKRRKLQNENSGRGGRQGGPAHPKKINGLENPANVLLQPITSFSGPNEQRLTHDMIVNRSSAPDANVANKSAASVLKAQLQSQKSLSTSKPAEADQDSASALGKRKASTLEDENGSTPDTSNAPTPAAPAEEGPIDDVRLWDDGYADRYYEKKFHKDPQDIEFRHEVARAYVEGLAWVLLYYFQGCPSWEWYYPYHYAPFAADFQDIDKMKISFEKGRISKPFEQLMSVLPAASRHALPEVFHDLMLNPESNIIDFYPEDFEIDLNGKKMAWQGVALLPFIEMPRLLAAVQAKYPELSAADSARNEMGRDVLIFSEAHESLYDDVLTKFYSKKQGDSKFKLNPKKSDGLSGKVEKKEGYVPHEELKYPLERNGMPNLDYDRSVSVYYDMPSVSQTHKSMLLRGVQLPKPALTQSDIQDIRNKANRGGRNGGFGRGGHNRGGYNGPGMSRGPQHDRHQGGYGRSNGHYPPPAASHVPPPPGAPGFGIGVPPPPPPAHYYNHQQYDNRHGGAPGYNNQYRGPPQPPHGASGYQGYGGQSYDRGRGPGGYGSGGYGSRGNYRDGRSYR, from the exons CGAAAGATACTCATGATTGCAGTTG ATGGTGTTGCACCTCGAGCCAAGATGAACCAGCAACGGTCAAGACGATTCCGTTCCGcacaagaagcccaagagaaggagaaggacaaaCAAGAACTTATCAAACTTCTAAAACAACAGAATGGTGGTAATTTGACTGCCGAAAGTGAAGAGACTGTCCTAAAAAAGGCATTCGATTCAAACTCGATCACACCTGGAACGCCTTTCATGGACATTCTCGCTCTGAGCCTGAGATATTGGTGTCAGTACAAACTCAACACAGACCCCGGTTGGGCGAAACTCAAAATCATCATTTCTGATGCTACTGTTCCCGGAGAGGGAGAGCACAAGATCATGAATTTTGTTCGGTCCCAGCGGGCATCACCAGACCATGACCCCAACACTCGGCATGTGATATATGGTCTTGATGCCGACCTTATCATGCTGGGGCTTGCAACTCATGAGCCTCATTTCCGTGTCCTCCGTGAGGACGTCTTCTTTCAGGAACAGAAGGCTCGTTTGTGTAAGCTCTGTGGCCAGAAAGGACACGATGCCCAGAATTGCCgcggcgaggagaagaagaaagatggcGAACACGACGAGAAGGACAAAGGCGTCGCCCTCAAGCCTTTCATCTGGCTTCATGTTGCTGTATTGCGAGAATACCTCGAAGTTGAGCTTAGCGTCCCTAATTTGCCCTTCCGCTTCGACGTGGAACGTGCTGTTGACGATTGGATCTTCATGTGCTGTTTCGTAGGTAACGATTTCTTACCGCATCTCCCAGCCCTGGAAATTCGAGAGCATGGCATTGATACTCTAACCAAAATCTGGAAAGACAATCTGCCAGTTATGGGTGGCTACGTTACCAAGGACGGGCATATCGATCTTGAAAGAGCGCAGGTGATTCTGAGCGGGTTGgccaaacaagaagatggtATCTTTAAGCGGCGAAAGGAACAGGAAGACCGGCGCGAGGCCAACTTCAAGCGGAGAAAGCTGCAGAATGAGAACAGCGGCCGAGGTGGACGCCAAGGTGGACCTGCTCATCCTAAGAAGATTAATGGCCTCGAAAACCCTGCCAACGTGCTACTCCAACCCATTACCTCCTTTTCTGGACCGAACGAGCAGAGATTGACTCACGACATGATTGTGAACCGCAGTAGCGCGCCAGATGCGAATGTTGCCAACAAGAGCGCTGCGAGTGTCCTCAAAGCCCAACTCCAGTCGCAGAAGTCACTATCAACCTCGAAACCAGCGGAAGCGGATCAAGATTCTGCTTCCGCTCTTGGAAAACGAAAGGCGTCAACACTTGAAGACGAGAATGGCTCGACTCCTGATACATCCAATGCTCCAACTCCAGCAGCCCCGGCAGAGGAGGGCCCCATCGATGATGTGCGTCTCTGGGACGACGGCTATGCTGATCGATACTACGAGAAGAAATTCCACAAAGATCCCCAAGACATTGAGTTTCGTCACGAGGTCGCACGCGCATATGTTGAGGGTCTTGCTTGGGTGTTGCTGTACTACTTCCAGGGGTGCCCCTCTTGGGAGTGGTATTACCCATATCATTATGCCCCATTCGCAGCGGACTTTCAAGACATCGACAAAATGAAGATTTCCTTTGAGAAGGGCAGAATATCTAAGCCATTCGAGCAGTTGATGAGTGTCTTGCCGGCTGCATCACGCCATGCCCTTCCTGAGGTTTTCCACGACCTCATGCTTAACCCTGAAAGCAACATCATTGACTTCTATCCGGAGGACTTTGAAATTGATCTcaacggcaagaagatgGCTTGGCAAGGCGTCGCTTTGCTTCCTTTCATTGAGATGCCGCGCCTACTCGCCGCTGTTCAAGCAAAATACCCGGAACTCAGTGCAGCGGATTCAGCACGCAACGAAATGGGTAGAGAtgttttgatcttctcagaaGCCCATGAGAGTCTGTACGATGACGTTTTAACCAAGTTCTACTCCAAGAAACAAGGGGACTCCAAATTCAAGTTGAACCCGAAAAAGAGTGACGGCTTGTCgggcaaggtcgagaagaaggagggaTATGTCCCGCACGAAGAATTGAAGTACCCTCTTGAGAGAAATGGTATGCCCAATCTCGACTATGATCGATCGGTCAG CGTCTACTACGATATGCCTTCCGTTTCACAAACACACAAGTCGATGCTGCTTCGTGGGGTTCAGCTTCCAAAGCCTGCTCTCACACAAAGCGACATTCAAGATATCCGGAACAAAGCCAACCGTGGAGGCAGGAATGGCGGCTTCGGACGAGGGGGCCACAATCGAGGTGGCTACAATGGCCCTGGTATGTCGCGTGGGCCTCAGCATGACAGGcaccaaggaggatatgGTAGGTCCAATGGCCATTACCCTCCGCCGGCCGCTTCTCATGTGCCTCCACCACCAGGAGCCCCTGGATTCGGGATTGGTGTGCCACCACCGCCCCCACCAGCTCATTATTACAACCACCAGCAGTACGACAACCGCCACGGCGGTGCTCCAGGCTATAACAACCAATACAGAGGCCCACCGCAACCACCTCACGGTGCTTCTGGTTATCAGGGGTACGGAGGACAATCCTATGATAGAGGACGAGGCCCAGGAGGATACGGCTCAGGAGGCTATGGTTCTCGAGGTAACTACCGAGATGGGCGGTCATACAGGTAG